One window from the genome of Thermus sediminis encodes:
- the dtd gene encoding D-aminoacyl-tRNA deacylase: MRAVVQRVSEAFVEVEGEVVGRIGLGLLVLLGVGQKDTREDAHYLARKIAQLRVFPDEEGKMNLSLKEVGGEVLLVSQFTLYADTRKGNRPSFLQAAPPEMGKRLYEAAIEAFLAQGVHVETGVYGAHMRVHLVNEGPVTLVLDSESLRPR; the protein is encoded by the coding sequence GTGCGGGCGGTAGTCCAGCGGGTCTCCGAGGCCTTCGTGGAGGTGGAGGGGGAGGTGGTGGGCCGGATCGGCCTGGGGCTTCTCGTCCTCCTAGGCGTGGGGCAAAAGGACACCCGGGAGGACGCCCACTACCTGGCCCGGAAGATCGCCCAGTTACGCGTCTTCCCCGATGAGGAGGGCAAGATGAACCTCTCCCTAAAGGAGGTGGGCGGGGAGGTGCTCCTGGTGAGCCAGTTCACCCTGTATGCCGACACCCGTAAGGGGAACCGCCCCTCCTTCCTCCAGGCCGCCCCGCCCGAGATGGGCAAGCGCCTCTACGAGGCGGCCATCGAGGCCTTCCTGGCCCAGGGGGTGCACGTGGAGACCGGGGTCTACGGGGCCCACATGCGGGTGCACCTGGTGAACGAGGGCCCCGTGACCCTCGTCCTGGACTCGGAAAGCCTCAGGCCCCGCTAG
- the purH gene encoding bifunctional phosphoribosylaminoimidazolecarboxamide formyltransferase/IMP cyclohydrolase → MWVLLSVWDKRGLLPFAEGLLGLGYRLLATGGTYKALKEAGLPVTHISDFTGFPEVLSGRVKTLHPKVHAALLARPDQEEELKALGFERIGVLAVNLYPFRETVARGASFYEALEQIDIGGPAMLRAAAKNLEAVLPVCDPEDYGRVLEALKEGPTPEFRRALARKAFAHTAAYDAAIAEWLSGEKFPEEKFFVLKRLSPLRYGENPHQEAALYRVAGEEGPLLLAQVLQGKAMSFNNYLDAEAVWNLVSEFAEPACAAIKHQNPCGVALGRDPLEAYQKAYEADPVSIFGGIVAFNRPVDGPTASAMGEVFLEVVLAPGFTEEALTVFAKKKNLRLLRVPQPAQGPYLDVRRLRGGVLLQDADTLDPVEPRVVTQKAPTEAEWQDLWFAWKVVKHVRSNAIAVAKGGQTLGIGVGQTNRLAAAQQALRAAGEKARGAVLASDAFFPFEDVVRLAADFGIAAIVQPGGSVRDEDSIRAADELGMAMVFTGVRHFRH, encoded by the coding sequence ATGTGGGTGCTCCTTTCCGTTTGGGACAAGCGGGGGCTCCTTCCCTTCGCCGAGGGACTTTTGGGGTTGGGCTACAGGCTCCTCGCCACCGGGGGGACCTATAAGGCCCTGAAGGAGGCGGGGCTTCCCGTTACCCACATCTCCGACTTCACCGGCTTCCCCGAGGTCCTTTCGGGCCGGGTCAAGACCCTCCACCCCAAGGTCCACGCTGCCCTCCTCGCCCGCCCGGACCAGGAGGAGGAGCTGAAGGCCCTGGGGTTTGAGCGGATCGGGGTCCTGGCGGTGAACCTCTACCCCTTCCGGGAGACCGTGGCCCGGGGGGCTTCCTTCTATGAGGCCTTGGAGCAGATAGACATCGGCGGGCCCGCCATGCTCCGGGCCGCCGCCAAGAACCTCGAGGCCGTGCTTCCCGTTTGCGACCCCGAGGACTACGGGAGGGTCCTGGAGGCCCTAAAGGAGGGGCCCACGCCGGAATTCCGCAGGGCCCTTGCCCGCAAGGCCTTCGCCCACACCGCCGCTTATGATGCCGCCATCGCCGAGTGGCTCTCCGGGGAAAAGTTCCCCGAGGAGAAGTTCTTTGTCCTGAAGCGGCTTTCCCCCCTCCGCTACGGGGAAAACCCCCACCAGGAAGCGGCGCTTTACCGGGTGGCGGGGGAGGAGGGGCCCCTCCTCCTGGCCCAGGTCCTCCAGGGCAAGGCCATGAGCTTCAACAACTACCTGGACGCAGAGGCCGTCTGGAACCTGGTATCGGAGTTTGCCGAACCCGCTTGCGCCGCCATCAAGCACCAGAACCCCTGCGGCGTAGCCCTGGGCCGGGACCCCTTGGAGGCCTACCAGAAGGCCTACGAGGCCGACCCCGTCTCCATCTTCGGGGGGATCGTGGCCTTTAACCGTCCCGTGGACGGCCCCACCGCCTCGGCCATGGGGGAGGTCTTTTTGGAGGTGGTCCTGGCCCCGGGCTTCACGGAGGAGGCCCTGACCGTCTTTGCCAAGAAGAAAAACCTGAGGCTCCTCCGGGTGCCCCAACCCGCCCAGGGCCCCTACCTGGACGTGAGGCGGCTTAGGGGCGGGGTGCTCCTCCAGGATGCGGACACTCTGGACCCCGTGGAGCCCAGGGTGGTTACCCAGAAAGCGCCCACAGAGGCGGAGTGGCAAGACCTCTGGTTCGCCTGGAAGGTGGTGAAGCACGTGCGCTCCAACGCTATCGCGGTGGCCAAGGGAGGCCAGACCCTGGGGATCGGGGTGGGGCAGACGAACCGCCTGGCCGCCGCCCAGCAGGCCCTAAGGGCCGCAGGGGAGAAGGCCAGAGGAGCGGTCTTGGCCTCGGACGCCTTCTTTCCCTTTGAGGACGTGGTGCGCCTGGCGGCAGACTTTGGCATCGCCGCTATCGTCCAGCCTGGGGGGAGCGTGCGGGATGAGGACTCCATAAGGGCCGCCGATGAGCTAGGGATGGCCATGGTCTTCACCGGGGTGCGGCACTTCCGCCACTGA
- a CDS encoding GatB/YqeY domain-containing protein — protein sequence MGIYEAIKETIKEAMKARDGKTLDFARVVKAELDRKGDGKPLPDEEAVKVLRALKEIALEQGNAFEVEFLDRFLPKEMSEEELEAWIREHIDFSQFKTPLAAIGAVTKALGPRAPGEKVRRVIERMTR from the coding sequence ATGGGCATCTACGAGGCCATCAAGGAGACCATCAAGGAGGCCATGAAGGCCCGGGACGGGAAGACCCTGGACTTCGCCCGGGTGGTCAAGGCGGAGCTGGACCGCAAGGGGGATGGCAAACCCCTCCCCGACGAGGAGGCGGTCAAGGTCCTAAGGGCCCTCAAGGAGATCGCCCTGGAGCAGGGGAACGCCTTTGAGGTGGAGTTTCTGGACCGCTTCCTCCCCAAGGAGATGTCCGAGGAGGAGCTGGAGGCCTGGATCCGGGAGCACATTGACTTCTCCCAGTTCAAGACCCCCCTGGCCGCCATCGGGGCCGTGACCAAGGCCTTAGGTCCCAGGGCCCCGGGGGAGAAGGTGCGCCGGGTCATTGAGCGCATGACGCGATGA
- a CDS encoding NUDIX hydrolase — MSPWKRLSLEEILSEPVRLVRERLRTHTGKEITYIYRPGPVAASFVLPVTGEATALLVRQYRHPTGRFLLEVPAGKVDAGENPEEAARRELLEEVGAEAGTLLALPQFHPQPSFTAVVFHPFLALESRIVRPPALEEGELLEPVELPLEELYALLEAGEIQDASTALTLFYAKPHLTRQGLL; from the coding sequence ATGAGCCCCTGGAAGCGGCTTTCCCTGGAGGAGATCCTTTCCGAGCCCGTGCGCTTGGTGCGGGAGCGCCTAAGGACCCACACGGGCAAGGAGATCACCTACATCTACCGCCCGGGGCCCGTGGCGGCCAGCTTCGTCCTGCCCGTGACCGGGGAGGCCACGGCCCTCCTCGTCCGACAGTACCGCCACCCCACGGGAAGGTTCCTCCTGGAGGTGCCCGCGGGGAAGGTAGACGCGGGGGAAAACCCCGAGGAGGCAGCGAGGAGGGAACTTTTGGAGGAGGTGGGGGCTGAGGCAGGAACCCTTCTAGCCCTTCCCCAATTTCACCCCCAGCCCTCCTTTACCGCCGTGGTCTTTCACCCGTTCTTGGCCCTGGAGTCCAGGATCGTGCGCCCCCCTGCCCTGGAGGAGGGAGAGCTTCTGGAGCCCGTGGAGCTTCCCCTGGAAGAACTCTATGCCCTCCTTGAGGCGGGGGAAATCCAAGACGCCTCCACAGCCCTCACCCTTTTCTACGCCAAGCCCCACCTGACCCGGCAAGGGCTCCTCTAA
- a CDS encoding DegV family protein, producing MRIALVTDSTADLPRPLRERLGVWVVPLYVNLGGRVYRDWEEITPKEIFAKVRSGEAFPTTSQPSPEDFAKAYGEALKEADHILSIHISSKLSGTVQSALLAAEGFPGKVAVFDSQAASLGVGMMVLRAQELLSEGVGLEAVLEELSRIRADHFVRFTVATLEFLRRGGRIGGAQALLGTLLNIKPVLTLKEGRVETAGRARGERKAREEIVRDFRAWASGRGRIRAFFLYSGEEEAVRELKEMVLASGTPVEEALVSELGAVIASHTGPGTYGFYAYGL from the coding sequence ATGAGAATCGCTTTGGTAACCGACTCCACCGCCGACCTACCCAGGCCCCTAAGGGAGCGCCTGGGGGTCTGGGTGGTTCCCCTTTACGTGAACCTGGGGGGCAGGGTCTACCGAGACTGGGAGGAGATAACCCCCAAGGAAATCTTTGCCAAGGTGCGCTCAGGGGAAGCCTTCCCCACCACCAGCCAGCCCTCCCCCGAGGACTTCGCCAAGGCCTACGGGGAGGCCCTGAAGGAGGCGGACCACATCCTCTCCATCCACATCTCCTCCAAGCTCTCGGGCACGGTCCAGTCCGCCCTCCTGGCGGCGGAGGGCTTCCCCGGAAAGGTCGCGGTCTTTGACTCCCAGGCCGCCTCCTTGGGCGTTGGCATGATGGTCCTCAGGGCCCAGGAGCTTCTCTCAGAGGGGGTGGGCCTCGAGGCGGTCTTGGAGGAGCTCTCCCGCATCCGGGCCGACCACTTCGTGCGCTTCACCGTGGCCACCCTGGAGTTCCTGAGGCGGGGCGGGCGCATCGGTGGAGCCCAGGCCCTCCTGGGCACCCTCCTCAACATCAAGCCCGTCCTCACCCTGAAGGAAGGGCGGGTGGAGACCGCGGGCCGGGCTCGAGGGGAAAGGAAGGCCCGGGAGGAGATCGTGAGGGACTTCCGCGCCTGGGCTTCCGGGAGGGGGCGTATTCGGGCCTTCTTCCTCTATAGCGGGGAAGAAGAAGCCGTGCGGGAACTGAAGGAGATGGTCCTGGCCTCGGGGACTCCCGTGGAGGAGGCCCTGGTGAGCGAACTGGGGGCGGTGATCGCTAGCCACACCGGCCCCGGCACCTACGGGTTCTATGCCTACGGCCTCTAA
- the cas6 gene encoding CRISPR system precrRNA processing endoribonuclease RAMP protein Cas6 → MHGTPHRTGNPRPLSSSPPSITVPKAHKCKFCVFATSKLGGRTRDASLPEPRLILRSLLEKEQQGPYPYNPKERAALENIFELDAEIAFFRGLRFHRVQAGKGFFPGFTGTVGIRVFSPSQEVGEALGRLEALAFFSGVGAKTPYGLGLAVPVP, encoded by the coding sequence GTGCATGGTACCCCTCATCGGACGGGAAACCCGCGGCCCCTTTCAAGTAGTCCACCGAGCATCACTGTCCCCAAGGCGCATAAGTGCAAGTTTTGCGTCTTTGCCACCTCCAAGCTGGGCGGGCGGACCCGGGACGCTTCCCTTCCCGAACCCAGGCTTATCCTCCGCTCCCTTTTGGAAAAAGAGCAACAGGGCCCTTATCCCTACAACCCCAAGGAGCGGGCCGCCCTAGAAAACATCTTTGAGCTGGACGCGGAGATCGCCTTCTTCCGCGGCCTCCGCTTCCACCGGGTCCAGGCGGGGAAGGGGTTCTTCCCCGGTTTCACCGGGACCGTGGGGATCCGGGTCTTCAGCCCAAGCCAAGAGGTGGGGGAGGCCCTGGGCCGCCTCGAGGCCCTGGCCTTCTTCAGCGGCGTGGGGGCCAAGACCCCCTACGGCCTAGGCCTAGCGGTACCCGTGCCCTGA
- a CDS encoding fatty acid desaturase, translating into MEKIQPKDWMPLIKPYAKPNVWRSLRQVANTLLPLLALFYLAHLSLSYSLLLTLALNFLAALFLVRLFILQHDAGHGSFFPRKWMNDLLGFFTGVLTLVPYHHWQLSHARHHATSGNLDKRGVGDIYTMTLEEYLRATPWQRFTYRVYRNPFVMFFLGPIYVFMLSYRLPLGCGSDKPSVRNSVALTNLFLVLLLLGIYLAFGLKTLLLVYLPIQYFAGIVGIFLFYVQHQFEDAYWEHDPRWEYLKAAMEGSTYLKLPKVLQWLTGNIGFHHIHHLAPKIPNYHLPKVQEEVDLVKVAPTVTLKDAFKIAFADLHLHDEESRKLVGFKEAARRLRERKRLSGGSAAPR; encoded by the coding sequence ATGGAAAAGATACAGCCTAAGGACTGGATGCCCCTCATCAAGCCCTACGCAAAGCCCAATGTCTGGCGAAGCCTCCGCCAGGTAGCGAACACGCTTTTGCCCCTCCTGGCCCTTTTCTACCTGGCCCACCTTTCCCTCTCCTACTCCCTCCTCCTCACCCTGGCCCTGAACTTCCTGGCCGCCCTCTTTCTGGTCAGGCTTTTCATCCTGCAGCACGACGCCGGGCACGGCTCCTTCTTCCCCAGGAAGTGGATGAACGACCTCCTGGGCTTCTTCACCGGGGTCCTCACCCTGGTGCCCTACCACCACTGGCAGCTCTCCCACGCCCGGCACCACGCCACCAGCGGCAACCTGGACAAGCGAGGGGTAGGGGACATCTACACCATGACCCTCGAGGAGTACCTGAGGGCCACTCCCTGGCAGCGCTTCACCTACCGGGTCTACCGCAACCCCTTCGTCATGTTCTTCCTGGGGCCCATCTACGTCTTCATGCTCTCCTACCGCCTGCCCCTAGGCTGCGGTTCCGATAAGCCCTCGGTGAGGAACTCCGTGGCCCTCACCAACCTCTTCCTGGTCCTCCTCCTCCTGGGCATCTACCTGGCCTTCGGCCTCAAGACCCTCCTCCTGGTCTACCTCCCCATCCAGTACTTTGCCGGGATAGTGGGCATCTTCCTCTTCTACGTCCAGCACCAGTTTGAGGACGCCTACTGGGAGCACGACCCCCGCTGGGAGTACCTGAAGGCGGCCATGGAGGGGAGCACCTACTTAAAGCTTCCCAAGGTTCTCCAGTGGCTCACGGGCAACATCGGCTTCCACCACATCCACCACCTGGCCCCCAAGATCCCCAACTACCACCTGCCCAAGGTTCAGGAGGAGGTGGACCTGGTGAAGGTGGCCCCCACCGTCACCCTGAAGGACGCCTTCAAGATCGCCTTCGCTGACCTGCACCTCCACGACGAGGAAAGCCGGAAGCTTGTGGGCTTCAAGGAGGCGGCGCGAAGGCTTCGCGAGAGGAAACGCCTCAGTGGCGGAAGTGCCGCACCCCGGTGA